A section of the Streptomyces sp. Je 1-369 genome encodes:
- a CDS encoding M1 family metallopeptidase translates to MALSRSARLGALATAALSFCLIAAAPAPHPGSEGVGDPYFPQLGNGGFDVRHYGLDLAYDPDTDRLEGRTTITARATQNLSSFDLDLQKLTVSRVEVNGRRAPFTRTGDEMRITPRDALRKNKNFTVTVTYGGVPEPLSGPIVFGSDYGWMKTTDGVFVACEPNAASTWFPASDHPSDKATFDIRIKAPKGLTGVSNGRLVGTYDKGGRTVAHWRESEPMATYLATATIGKFDVKKGTTPGGTPIYVAIDPVLENSNNVDVYGVTAEVTDHWSKVFGPYPFEETGAIVDDMPQAGFSLETQTKPVYSAIRSESTIAHEVAHRWFGDSVSPASWNHIWLNEGFATYSQWLWSEHKGTQTAHDAFLAGYNSRPADSAFWQIVVGDPQRDTMFASAVYQRGAMTLQVLRERIGDKDFFKLLRTWVKQHRNGNVTTADFVRLAERVSGEQLDDLFTTWLFTKGKPALPHR, encoded by the coding sequence ATGGCACTCTCCCGTTCGGCACGTCTGGGCGCGCTCGCGACCGCGGCGCTCTCCTTCTGCCTGATCGCCGCCGCACCCGCGCCCCACCCCGGCTCCGAGGGCGTCGGCGACCCGTACTTCCCCCAGCTCGGCAACGGCGGCTTCGACGTACGCCACTACGGTCTCGACCTCGCCTACGACCCCGACACCGACCGCCTCGAAGGCCGCACCACGATCACCGCCCGCGCCACCCAGAACCTGTCGTCCTTCGACCTCGACCTGCAGAAGCTGACGGTGAGCAGAGTCGAAGTGAACGGCAGACGCGCCCCGTTCACCCGCACCGGCGACGAAATGCGCATCACGCCGCGCGACGCCCTGCGCAAGAACAAGAACTTCACGGTGACGGTCACCTACGGCGGCGTACCGGAACCGCTCAGCGGCCCCATCGTCTTCGGCTCCGACTACGGCTGGATGAAGACCACCGACGGCGTCTTCGTCGCCTGCGAGCCGAACGCCGCGTCCACCTGGTTCCCCGCCAGCGACCACCCCTCCGACAAGGCGACCTTCGACATCCGCATCAAGGCGCCCAAGGGCCTGACGGGGGTCTCCAACGGCCGCCTCGTCGGCACGTACGACAAGGGCGGCCGGACCGTCGCCCACTGGCGCGAGTCCGAGCCCATGGCGACCTATCTCGCCACGGCCACCATCGGCAAGTTCGACGTGAAGAAGGGCACGACCCCGGGCGGGACCCCGATCTACGTCGCCATCGACCCCGTCCTGGAGAACAGCAACAACGTCGACGTGTACGGCGTCACGGCCGAGGTCACCGACCACTGGTCGAAGGTCTTCGGCCCCTACCCCTTCGAGGAGACCGGCGCGATCGTCGACGACATGCCGCAGGCGGGCTTCTCCCTGGAGACCCAGACCAAGCCGGTGTACTCCGCGATCCGCAGCGAGTCGACCATCGCGCACGAGGTGGCCCACCGGTGGTTCGGCGACTCCGTGTCACCCGCGTCCTGGAACCACATCTGGCTCAACGAAGGGTTCGCGACGTACTCCCAGTGGCTGTGGAGCGAGCACAAGGGCACCCAGACCGCCCATGACGCCTTCCTCGCGGGCTACAACTCGCGCCCCGCCGACTCCGCCTTCTGGCAGATCGTCGTCGGCGACCCGCAGCGCGACACGATGTTCGCGTCCGCCGTCTACCAGCGCGGCGCGATGACCCTCCAGGTGCTCAGGGAGCGCATCGGCGACAAGGACTTCTTCAAGCTGCTGCGTACCTGGGTGAAGCAGCACCGGAACGGGAACGTGACGACCGCCGACTTCGTGCGGCTCGCCGAGAGGGTCTCCGGCGAGCAGCTCGACGACCTCTTCACCACGTGGCTCTTCACGAAGGGGAAGCCGGCGCTTCCGCACAGGTGA
- a CDS encoding trimeric intracellular cation channel family protein yields MLLDLFTPSVQHSLDIVGIFVFAISGALLAVRKNFDVFGIAVLAEITALGGGLFRDLVIGAVPPAAFTDLGYFITPLFAAALVFFLHPEVERTQLAVNVFDAAGLGLFCVTGTTKAYDYGLGLTASATLGLMTAVGGGVLRDIVANEVPSLVRWDRDLYAVPAIVGATMVALCIHFERLTAVTSSIAVVTAFTLRLLALRYHWRAPRAWNRRSTAVEAEAEETP; encoded by the coding sequence GTGCTCCTGGATCTGTTCACTCCCTCCGTCCAGCATTCGCTCGACATCGTGGGGATCTTCGTCTTCGCGATCTCCGGCGCCCTGCTCGCGGTGCGCAAGAACTTCGACGTCTTCGGCATCGCCGTCCTCGCCGAGATCACCGCGCTGGGCGGAGGGCTCTTCCGCGACCTGGTCATCGGGGCGGTGCCGCCCGCCGCCTTCACCGACCTCGGCTACTTCATCACCCCGCTGTTCGCGGCCGCACTGGTCTTCTTCCTGCACCCGGAGGTGGAGCGCACCCAGCTCGCGGTGAACGTCTTCGACGCGGCGGGCCTCGGCCTGTTCTGCGTGACGGGCACGACGAAGGCGTACGACTACGGGCTCGGCCTCACGGCGTCCGCGACCCTCGGCCTGATGACCGCCGTGGGCGGCGGCGTCCTCCGCGACATCGTCGCCAACGAGGTGCCCTCGCTGGTGCGCTGGGACCGCGACCTGTACGCGGTCCCCGCCATCGTCGGCGCCACGATGGTCGCCCTGTGCATCCACTTCGAACGGCTGACGGCCGTCACCAGCAGCATCGCGGTCGTGACGGCGTTCACGCTGCGGCTGCTCGCGCTGCGGTACCACTGGCGGGCACCGCGCGCGTGGAACCGGCGGTCGACGGCGGTGGAGGCCGAGGCGGAGGAGACGCCGTAG
- a CDS encoding ABC transporter permease, with amino-acid sequence MLAYLIRRLIAVIIMVLVVLLATFTVFFMLPKWAGQDIAVLFAGKATGAEQIEGIRTKLGLDDPLLVQFWEFIKGIPMGRDYVNGSDVTHCPAPCFGYSFRTEAPVWETLKEALPVTAALAAGACVLWLAAGVATGVVSALKRGTIWDRSAMTIALGGVSLPVFFTGMIAMGIFVHQLGWVKIADSLSTDDSVDVWLQTLILPWIVLAFLNAAMYARLTRATMLEVLGEDYIRTARAKGLGEATVIRRHALRSAMTPILTVFGLDLGVLLGGAVLTESTFNLPGLGLEAVRAISSKDLPVILGVTLFAALAIAVANLVVDLLYAVIDPRVRLG; translated from the coding sequence GTGCTTGCTTATCTCATCCGGCGCCTGATCGCCGTAATCATCATGGTGCTGGTCGTACTGCTCGCGACCTTCACCGTCTTCTTCATGCTGCCCAAGTGGGCGGGACAGGACATCGCTGTCCTCTTCGCCGGCAAGGCCACCGGAGCCGAGCAGATCGAAGGCATCCGGACCAAACTGGGACTCGACGATCCGCTGCTCGTCCAGTTCTGGGAGTTCATCAAGGGCATCCCGATGGGGCGCGACTACGTCAACGGCAGTGACGTCACGCACTGCCCGGCGCCCTGCTTCGGCTACAGCTTCCGCACCGAGGCCCCCGTCTGGGAGACCCTCAAGGAAGCCCTGCCCGTCACCGCCGCGCTCGCCGCCGGCGCCTGTGTCCTCTGGCTCGCCGCCGGTGTCGCCACCGGTGTCGTCTCCGCGCTCAAGCGGGGCACGATCTGGGACCGCTCCGCGATGACCATCGCCCTCGGCGGTGTCTCGCTCCCCGTCTTCTTCACCGGCATGATCGCGATGGGCATCTTCGTCCACCAGCTCGGCTGGGTGAAGATCGCGGACAGCCTCAGTACGGACGACTCGGTCGACGTCTGGCTCCAGACGCTGATCCTGCCGTGGATCGTCCTCGCCTTCCTCAACGCGGCGATGTACGCCCGCCTCACGAGAGCGACCATGCTCGAAGTGCTCGGCGAGGACTACATCCGCACCGCCCGCGCCAAGGGCCTCGGCGAGGCCACCGTCATCCGCAGGCACGCGCTGCGCTCCGCGATGACCCCGATCCTCACCGTCTTCGGCCTCGACCTCGGCGTGCTCCTCGGCGGCGCCGTGCTCACCGAGTCCACGTTCAACCTGCCGGGGCTCGGCCTCGAAGCGGTCAGGGCCATCAGCAGCAAGGACCTGCCCGTCATTCTCGGCGTGACCCTGTTTGCGGCGCTCGCGATCGCCGTGGCCAACCTCGTCGTCGACCTTCTGTACGCCGTCATCGACCCGCGAGTGAGGCTGGGATGA
- a CDS encoding ABC transporter ATP-binding protein encodes MTELSKSGAAVGEPVTGSPAPSAFLEVRDLKVHFPTDDGVVKSVDGLSFQLEKGKTLGIVGESGSGKSVTSLGILGLHTAGQYGSRKAQLSGEIWLDGTELLSAPPDEVRKLRGREMAMIFQDPLSALHPYYTIGKQITEAYRVHNAVDKKTARKRAIDMLDRVGIPQPDKRVDSYPHEFSGGMRQRAMIAMALVNNPELLIADEPTTALDVTVQAQILDLIRDLQKEFGSAVIMITHDLGVVAEMADELLVMYGGRCVERGSAEKVFYEPQHPYTWGLLGSMPRIDREETERLIPVKGSPPSLINLPSGCAFNPRCPYADIPKDQITRTERPELRLVADGHYSACHMSQEERTRIWTEEIAPKL; translated from the coding sequence ATGACCGAACTGTCCAAGAGCGGAGCAGCGGTGGGCGAGCCCGTCACCGGCTCGCCCGCTCCCTCCGCCTTCCTCGAGGTGCGCGACCTCAAGGTGCACTTCCCGACCGACGACGGCGTGGTCAAGTCCGTCGACGGGCTCAGCTTCCAGCTGGAGAAGGGCAAGACCCTCGGCATCGTGGGCGAGTCGGGGTCCGGCAAGTCGGTCACCTCGCTCGGCATCCTCGGCCTGCACACCGCCGGCCAGTACGGCTCCCGCAAGGCGCAGCTCTCCGGCGAGATCTGGCTGGACGGCACCGAGCTGCTGAGCGCCCCGCCCGACGAGGTGCGCAAGCTGCGCGGCCGCGAGATGGCGATGATCTTCCAGGATCCGCTCTCCGCGCTGCACCCGTACTACACCATCGGCAAGCAGATCACCGAGGCGTACCGGGTCCACAACGCCGTCGACAAGAAGACCGCCCGCAAGCGGGCGATCGACATGCTCGACCGGGTCGGGATCCCCCAGCCGGACAAGCGCGTCGACTCCTACCCGCACGAGTTCTCGGGCGGCATGCGCCAGCGCGCGATGATCGCCATGGCGCTCGTCAACAACCCCGAGCTGCTCATCGCGGACGAGCCGACGACCGCCCTCGACGTGACCGTCCAGGCGCAGATCCTCGACCTCATCCGGGACCTGCAGAAGGAGTTCGGCTCCGCCGTCATCATGATCACGCACGACCTGGGCGTGGTCGCCGAGATGGCGGACGAGCTCCTGGTCATGTACGGCGGCCGGTGCGTCGAGCGCGGCAGCGCCGAGAAGGTCTTCTACGAACCGCAGCACCCCTACACCTGGGGTCTGCTCGGCTCGATGCCCCGCATCGACCGCGAGGAGACCGAGCGGCTCATCCCGGTCAAGGGCTCCCCGCCCAGCCTGATCAACCTGCCGAGCGGCTGCGCCTTCAACCCCCGCTGCCCCTACGCGGACATCCCCAAGGACCAGATCACCCGCACCGAACGCCCCGAACTGCGTCTGGTGGCCGACGGGCACTACTCCGCCTGCCACATGTCGCAGGAGGAGCGCACCCGGATCTGGACCGAAGAGATTGCGCCGAAGCTGTGA
- a CDS encoding ABC transporter ATP-binding protein codes for MTIPAQTQSSPEPLLKVDGLVKHFPIKKGLLQRQVAAVQAVDGLTFDVRPGETLGVVGESGCGKSTMGRLITRLLEPTGGRVEFQGTDITHLSTGGMRPFRRDVQMIFQDPYSSLNPRHTIGTIVGAPFKLQGVKPEGGVKKTVQEMLERVGLNPEHYNRYPHEFSGGQRQRIGIARALALRPKLVVADEPVSALDVSIQAQVVNLLDDLQDELGLTYVIIAHDLSVIRHVSDRIAVMYLGKIVELADRKDLYSTPMHPYTKALLSAVPVPDPRRRGVKSERILLRGDVPSPIDPPTGCRFHTRCWKATEICKTKEPPLIPLATGHQVACHHPENAEDQAPEDTKLLSVAKEAIEVVSVVSKAEESAEAADAKPEAGVTKASKEKGQKSTDA; via the coding sequence ATGACGATCCCGGCGCAGACGCAGAGCTCGCCCGAGCCGCTGCTCAAGGTCGACGGCCTGGTGAAGCACTTCCCCATCAAGAAGGGGCTGCTCCAGCGCCAGGTGGCGGCGGTCCAGGCGGTCGACGGGCTCACCTTCGACGTACGCCCCGGGGAAACCCTCGGCGTCGTCGGCGAGTCCGGCTGCGGCAAGTCGACGATGGGGCGGCTGATCACGCGGTTGCTCGAGCCGACCGGCGGCCGCGTCGAGTTCCAGGGCACGGACATCACGCACCTGAGTACGGGCGGCATGCGGCCGTTCCGCCGCGACGTGCAGATGATCTTCCAGGACCCGTACTCGTCGCTGAACCCCAGGCACACCATCGGCACGATCGTCGGCGCGCCCTTCAAGCTCCAGGGTGTCAAGCCCGAGGGCGGCGTGAAGAAGACCGTGCAGGAGATGCTGGAGCGCGTCGGGCTCAACCCCGAGCACTACAACCGCTACCCGCACGAGTTCTCCGGCGGCCAGCGGCAGCGCATCGGCATCGCGCGGGCGCTGGCGCTCCGTCCCAAGCTGGTCGTGGCGGACGAGCCGGTCTCGGCCCTCGACGTCTCCATCCAGGCCCAGGTGGTCAACCTCCTGGACGACCTCCAGGACGAGCTCGGCCTGACGTACGTGATCATCGCGCACGACCTGTCGGTCATCCGGCACGTCTCGGACCGCATCGCGGTGATGTACCTCGGCAAGATCGTGGAGCTGGCGGACCGCAAGGACCTCTACTCCACGCCGATGCACCCGTACACCAAGGCGCTGCTCTCCGCGGTGCCGGTGCCGGACCCCAGGCGGCGCGGCGTCAAGAGCGAGCGCATCCTGCTCCGCGGCGACGTTCCCTCGCCGATCGACCCGCCCACCGGCTGCCGCTTCCACACGCGGTGCTGGAAGGCGACGGAGATCTGCAAGACGAAGGAGCCGCCGCTGATCCCGCTGGCCACCGGGCACCAGGTGGCGTGCCACCATCCGGAGAACGCGGAGGACCAGGCGCCCGAGGACACGAAGCTGCTCTCGGTGGCCAAGGAGGCGATCGAGGTGGTTTCGGTGGTGTCCAAGGCCGAGGAGAGTGCGGAGGCGGCGGACGCGAAGCCGGAGGCCGGCGTCACGAAGGCTTCGAAGGAGAAGGGTCAGAAGTCGACTGACGCGTAA